From one Cucurbita pepo subsp. pepo cultivar mu-cu-16 chromosome LG17, ASM280686v2, whole genome shotgun sequence genomic stretch:
- the LOC111778981 gene encoding uncharacterized protein LOC111778981, with the protein MGSATDEQYAKFEEKVKRTVYVDNLSPQVTEPVLRTALDQFGTVVSVHFIPNFTEPINSSQCALVEMKDSKEANSVISVIAQFPFMMSGMPRPVRAYPAEVEMFDDRPIKPGRKISFVWLGKDDPDFEVAKKMKCLTQRHVAEAAFLLKQQLVEEEKLAKQQQDALKANYKKYEIVEGVMTDGTARRLARRYNMRVADD; encoded by the exons ATGGGATCAGCTACGGATGAACAATATGCCAAGTTTGAGGAAAAGGTAAAACGGACTGTCTATGTTGATAATCTCTCCCCCCAAGTGACTGAGCCTGTTTTGAGAACCGCTTTAGATCAGTTTGGGACTGTTGTCAGTGTCCattttattccaaatttcACGGAGCCAATTAATAGCTCGCAATGTGCTTTAGTCGAGATGAAGGACTCGAAGGAGGCAAATTCTGTCATCTCTGTGATAGCTCAGTTCCCTTTCATGATGTCTGGAATGCCAAGACCGGTGAGGGCGTACCCTGCCGAAGTGGAAATGTTCGATGATCGCCCTATAAAGCCCGGTAGGAAGATTAGCTTTGTCTGGTTGGGGAAGGATGATCCTGACTTTGAAGTggcaaagaaaatgaagtgtCTTACTCAGAGGCATGTCGCTGAAGCTGCATTCTTGCTGAAG CAACAGTTGGTGGAAGAGGAGAAGCTTGCAAAGCAGCAGCAAGATGCACTGAAAGCAAACTACAAGAAATATGAGATCGTTGAAGGTGTAATGACTGATGGAACTGCCCGCAGGTTAGCAAGGCGTTATAATATGCGTGTTGCAGATGATTAA
- the LOC111778563 gene encoding uncharacterized protein LOC111778563 — translation MGVMSRRVVPACGSLCFFCPSMRARSRQPVKRYKKFLADILPRNQNAKPDDRKISKLCDYASKNPLRIPKITELLEQRCYKDLRNENFGSVKIIICVYRKLLLMCKDQMPLYASSLIGISRILLEQTRHVDMQILGCNILVEFISRQTDSTYMFNLEGIIPKLCEVAIEGESDDKAPHLQSAGLQTLASMILFMGEQSHISMDFDNIISVVLENYVVDVQYSIEGQQTVKDDSSSMLDIDGKVSLSNHLSKMETETDDQKNPSYWSRVCLCNMAKLAKEATTVRRVFEPLFHHFDTENQWSLEKGLACSVLTFMQSLMDESGDNSHLLFSILVKHLDHKSIIKKPQIQLDIINVTTQLAQNAKPQASVTIIGAITDLIKHLRKCILCLFEASSTGHDTDKRNTQLQMALETCISQLSKKVGDAGPILDMLAVVMENVTNNTISARATISAVYQTAMIVASIPNVSYHNKAFPDALFHQLLLAMAHPDHETRVRAHDIFSIVLMPSIKCPRMEPKMVSSETVSWLPFGSATQKMNGGSSSFKDEDKHASESMNGERREECKATESISEESATHPSSCESSRFNHSSSEGKNKLASLRLSSHQSSLLLSSLWIQATYADNTPANFEAMAHSYSIVLLFTRSKTSSHMALVRCFQLAFSLRRIAVDQKGGLLPSRRRSIFTLASFMLLFSARAGDLPELIPIIKASLDNIMVDPHLQLVNDTRLQAVRVRSEKDSVPFGSEEDEVAASRFLAVLELDEQQLKKNVLSHFTIKYARLSEAELSSIRVELLHGFLPDETYPLGAPLFMETPHPCSPLAKLAFSDHDEVMPAAFTDDEAFLEPSESQSDRKTSLSISNLDILNVNQLLESVLETARQVASNQVSSAPIPYDQMKSQCEALVTCKQEKMSVLHSFKQTKEEKAIVLSSEIETSYPPLLVNTMEIVPDDLKYYAKEDQPLPCSHEYGRCSLRLPPSSPYDKFLKAAGC, via the exons ATGGGGGTTATGTCTAGGCGGGTTGTTCCTGCCTGTGGTAGCCTCTGTTTCTTCTGTCCTTCTATGCGGGCGAGGTCGAGACAGCCTGTGAAACGATACAAGAAGTTTCTTGCCGATATACTTCCTCGTAATCAG AATGCTAAACCAGACGATAGAAAAATTTCTAAGCTCTGTGACTATGCTTCAAAGAACCCGTTGCGTATTCCCAAg ATTACCGAACTCCTGGAGCAACGATGTTACAAAGATTTGCGGAATGAGAATTTTGGATCTGTGAAAATCATAATTTGTGTTTACAGAAAACTACTATTGATGTGCAAAGATCAGAT GCCACTATATGCTAGTAGCTTAATTGGGATTTCTCGAATTCTTTTAGAACAAACACGGCATGTTGATATGCAGATTCTTGGTTGCAATATTCTTGTTGAGTTCATAAGTCGCCAG ACAGATAGTACATATATGTTCAACTTAGAGGGCATCATTCCAAAACTTTGCGAAGTGGCTATAGAAGGTGAGAGTGACGACAAGGCACCTCATTTGCAATCAGCTGGACTCCAAACTCTAGCTTCTATG atATTATTCATGGGCGAGCAATCTCATATCTCAATGGACTTTGACAAT ATCATATCAGTGGTTTTGGAGAACTATGTAGTAGATGTGCAATATTCCATTGAAGGACAACAGACAGTAAAAGACGACAGCTCTTCTATGTTAGATATTGATGGAAAGGTTTCTTTGTCTAACCATTTGAGCAAAATGGAAACTGAAAC GGATGATCAGAAGAACCCTTCTTATTGGTCTAGAGTTTGCTTGTGTAATATGGCTAAATTGGCAAAGGAAGCTACAACTGTCAGGCGCGTGTTTGAACCTCTGTTTCATCATTTTGATACTGAAAATCAATGGTCCTTAGAAAAGGGACTTGCCTGCTCGGTGTTGACATTTATGCAATCTCTTATGGATGAATCAG GAGACAACTCGCATCTTTTGTTTTCGATTCTTGTCAAGCACTTGGATCATAAAAGCATTATAAAAAAGCCTCAGATTCAACTAGATATTATCAATGTAACTACACAACTTGCTCAAAATGCAAAGCCGCAAGCCTCCGTTACTATTATTGGGGCTATCACTGATTTGATAAAACATCTACGAAAGTGCATTCTATGTTTATTTGAAGCATCCAGCACTGGACACGACACAGATAAACGGAATACCCAACTTCAGATGGCATTGGAGACCTGCATTTCTCAGCTCTCAAAgaag GTTGGAGATGCGGGACCCATACTAGATATGCTAGCTGTTGTGATGGAgaatgttacaaataataCTATTTCAGCTCGAGCAACAATCTCTGCAGTTTATCAGACTGCAATGATTGTGGCTTCTATTCCAAATGTTTCATATCACAATAAG GCTTTTCCCGATGCTCTATTTCATCAGTTGCTTTTAGCAATGGCTCACCCTGACCATGAGACTCGAGTTCGGGCACATGACATTTTCTCTATAGTGCTTATGCCGTCCATTAAGTGTCCTAGGATGGAACCGAAAATGGTTTCCTCAGAAACTGTTTCTTGGTTACCATTTGGCAGTGCAACACAAAAAATGAATGGTGGAAGTTCGTCCTTTAAGGATGAAGACAAACATGCATCAGAATCCATGAATGGGGAGAGAAGGGAAGAATGTAAAGCAACAGAGTCCATTTCCGAGGAATCTGCAACACATCCATCTAGTTGTGAATCCTCCAGATTCAATCATAGTTCCAGCGAGGGAAAAAAT aAGTTGGCTTCCCTCCGTTTAAGCAGTCACCAATCGAGTCTCCTGCTCTCGTCATTATGGATCCAAGCTACATATGCGGATAATACACCTGCAAATTTTGAGGCTATGGCCCACAGTTATAGCATTGTTTTGCTATTTACCAGATCTAAG ACTTCAAGTCACATGGCTTTGGTACGATGTTTTCAGCTGGCGTTTTCCCTTCGTAGGATTGCTGTGGATCAAAAAG GTGGTTTACTACCCTCTCGCAGAAGGTCAATCTTCACTTTGGCATCCTTTATGCTTCTATTTTCAGCCAGGGCGGGCGATCTCCCAGAGTTGATTCCTATCATTAAAGCATCATTAGATAATATAATG GTTGATCCTCACCTCCAGTTGGTTAATGATACCAGGCTGCAGGCTGTCCGCGTGAGGTCTGAAAAGGATAGCGTACCATTCGGGtcagaagaagatgaagttgcTGCATCGAGGTTTCTAGCAGTACTTGAACTAGATGAACAGCAGTTGAAGAAAAATGTGCTCTCACACTTCACAATTAAATATGCCAGACTCTCAGAG gcTGAGTTATCAAGTATTCGAGTGGAGCTCTTACATGGGTTTTTGCCTGATGAGACATACCCATTAGGAGCTCCATTATTTATGGAGACACCACATCCATGTTCCCCACTCGCTAAGCTGGCATTTTCTGACCACGACGAG GTTATGCCTGCTGCTTTTACAGACGACGAAGCCTTCCTTGAGCCAAGCGAAAGCCAGTCTGATCGTAAAACGTCACTTTCCATCAGTAACCTCGACATTTTAAATGTCAATCAGCTTTTGGAATCA GTGCTCGAAACAGCCAGACAAGTTGCAAGCAACCAAGTTTCTTCTGCGCCCATTCCTTACGATCAAATGAAAAGTCAATGTGAAGCGCTCGTAACGTGCAAACAGGAGAAAATGTCGGTGCTTCATAGTTTCAAGCAAACAAAGGAAGAGAAGGCGATAGTACTCTCCAGTGAAATTGAAACTTCATATCCTCCTTTACTTGTCAAT ACAATGGAAATTGTTCCGGATGATCTTAAGTATTACGCCAAGGAGGATCAGCCTCTTCCTTGTTCACATGAATATGGTCGCTGTTCTTTAAGATTACCACCTTCAAGTCCATATGACAAGTTCTTGAAGGCTGCTGGATGCTAG
- the LOC111778980 gene encoding tetrapyrrole-binding protein, chloroplastic-like, which yields MPTLSLYLSPMAASQSLPSFRHSLRRRLHHPNVSSTPLPSTSLYLKPTPTAATTGTATATAIATSSLSAAAAGSFPLSTDTTSAISFDELDRLLAAKNFRQADEETRRLLIALAGEAAQKRGYVYFSEVQFIAADDLKAIDDLWQKYSDGKFGYSVQKRIFEKMNGDFTQLFKKLGWMKKLDTEIEQYNYRAFPTEFIWELTEETPEGHLPLTNALRGTQLMSKILSHPAFGDAIEGEIEEKREEKVAEDAIGGLKKGLKSMSDRLFKRDYSF from the coding sequence ATGCCCACACTCTCCCTCTATCTCTCCCCCATGGCAGCTTCCCAGTCTCTCCCATCTTTCCGCCACTctctccgccgccgcctccaCCACCCTAATGTCTCTTCCACCCCTCTCCCCTCCACCTCTCTTTACCTCAAACCAACCCCCACCGCCGCCACCACTGGCACTGCTACTGCTACTGCCATTGCCACCTCCTCTCTCTCCGCTGCCGCCGCTGGTTCCTTCCCTCTCTCCACAGACACCACCTCAGCCATCTCCTTCGACGAGCTCGACCGCCTCCTCGCGGCCAAAAACTTCCGTCAAGCCGATGAGGAAACTCGCCGGCTTCTGATCGCCCTCGCCGGCGAAGCTGCACAGAAACGAGGCTACGTCTACTTCTCGGAAGTGCAATTCATCGCCGCCGACGATTTGAAAGCCATAGACGACCTCTGGCAGAAATACAGCGACGGGAAATTCGGGTACAGCGTACAGAAACGGATATTCGAGAAAATGAACGGAGATTTCACGCAGCTGTTCAAGAAACTTggatggatgaagaaattggaTACCGAAATAGAGCAGTACAATTACAGAGCATTTCCGACGGAGTTCATTTGGGAGCTGACGGAGGAGACGCCGGAGGGACATCTTCCATTGACGAATGCCTTGAGAGGGACGCAGTTAATGAGCAAAATTCTGAGCCATCCGGCATTTGGGGACGCCATTGAaggagaaattgaagaaaaaagggaagaaaaagttgCAGAGGACGCCATTGGAGGGTTGAAGAAGGGGTTGAAATCGATGAGCGACAGGCTTTTCAAAAGGGATTATAGCTTTTGA